The following are encoded together in the Bradymonas sediminis genome:
- a CDS encoding TIGR04283 family arsenosugar biosynthesis glycosyltransferase: protein MISVITLCLNEAENLGNRRRELGRQGVAWEWIVVDGGSEDATVEVARSLGARVIQAPRGRGTQLNAGAREARGDILLFLHADTELPPDGLRAVRRLMGDAQILGGNFRIRFSGDHWESRALEVIYRIRQSLLGVYYGDSTIFVRRDIFRQLGGFPDQKIMEDYDFVRRLERAGRTRQLDEFVISSDRRYQGKLGRWLFRWASILVLYRLGVPADRLADFYPTHKIDGRSRPAGSPR from the coding sequence ATGATTTCAGTCATCACTCTCTGCCTCAACGAGGCCGAAAACCTGGGCAATCGGCGCCGAGAGCTCGGGCGCCAGGGCGTGGCATGGGAATGGATTGTCGTCGATGGCGGCAGCGAAGACGCCACGGTTGAGGTCGCCAGGTCGCTGGGGGCCAGGGTTATCCAGGCACCTCGGGGGCGAGGCACCCAGCTCAACGCGGGCGCACGGGAGGCCCGCGGCGATATCCTGTTGTTTTTGCACGCCGACACCGAATTGCCGCCCGATGGCTTGCGCGCTGTACGCCGCCTGATGGGCGACGCGCAGATTTTGGGTGGTAACTTTAGGATTCGATTCTCTGGAGACCATTGGGAGAGCCGCGCGCTCGAGGTTATCTACCGAATCCGGCAAAGCTTGCTCGGCGTCTATTATGGCGACAGCACGATCTTCGTGCGCCGAGACATCTTCCGGCAGCTCGGCGGTTTTCCCGACCAAAAGATCATGGAGGATTACGATTTCGTGCGCCGCCTGGAGCGGGCAGGGCGCACCCGACAGTTGGACGAATTCGTCATCTCCTCGGACCGGCGCTACCAGGGCAAACTCGGTCGCTGGCTATTTCGTTGGGCCTCCATCCTCGTGCTTTACCGGCTCGGCGTCCCGGCGGATCGACTCGCCGACTTCTATCCCACGCATAAAATAGATGGCCGTAGCCGCCCGGCAGGCTCGCCCCGATGA
- a CDS encoding DUF1801 domain-containing protein produces the protein MDETTFKAIDAALKSIVKDLAPDAVYVAKYGGEVIAPDPGDISSTVGGIFCYTKHASLEFSCGAFFDDPDGHLEGGGKMRRHLKFRALEDVELKNVRFYLAQAL, from the coding sequence TTGGACGAAACGACATTTAAAGCGATCGACGCGGCGCTCAAATCCATCGTCAAAGATCTGGCGCCCGACGCCGTCTACGTCGCAAAATACGGCGGCGAAGTGATCGCGCCCGATCCCGGGGATATCAGCAGCACCGTGGGCGGCATCTTCTGCTATACCAAGCACGCCTCGCTTGAGTTCTCCTGTGGCGCATTCTTCGATGACCCCGACGGTCATCTTGAAGGCGGCGGCAAGATGCGCCGGCACCTGAAATTCCGCGCGCTGGAGGATGTCGAACTGAAGAATGTTCGCTTCTATCTCGCCCAGGCGCTCTGA
- a CDS encoding RluA family pseudouridine synthase translates to MNQPTTFRFLVEPDEEGTRLDVYLADQNDPPLSRSQVRRRLDAGEITVNDAQVKSGYTLREDDMIRWDFSPPSVPTLEAQKIPVDVLYEDASLAVVQKPAGMVVHPSPGHSDGTLVNALLYQFDDLAGIGGELRPGIVHRLDKDTSGALAVTKSDQAHRFLAEQFGKHTVSRSYHALVVGPRLEDQGVFDTFHARNPNNRKRFSGLHESKRRAITHYRVLERFDWDVCLVECRLQTGRTHQIRMHFFEANAPLLGDSLYGTALTQATPLIGRQALHARSLGFDHPDGSRVECESPYPADFQDALEALRAGKSWR, encoded by the coding sequence GTGAACCAACCCACAACATTTCGTTTTCTCGTCGAACCCGATGAAGAAGGCACCCGCCTTGACGTCTATCTGGCGGACCAAAACGACCCGCCGCTGTCGCGCTCTCAAGTGCGGCGGCGGCTCGACGCCGGCGAAATCACCGTCAACGATGCCCAGGTGAAGTCGGGCTATACGTTGCGCGAAGATGATATGATTCGCTGGGACTTTAGCCCGCCGAGCGTGCCCACGCTTGAGGCGCAAAAGATCCCGGTCGACGTGCTCTACGAGGACGCCTCGCTCGCGGTGGTGCAAAAGCCCGCCGGCATGGTCGTGCATCCCTCGCCGGGGCATTCCGACGGCACCCTGGTCAACGCCCTCTTATATCAATTCGACGACCTTGCCGGCATCGGCGGCGAACTGCGTCCGGGGATTGTGCACCGGCTCGACAAGGATACCAGCGGCGCCCTCGCCGTGACCAAGTCGGACCAAGCGCATCGCTTTTTGGCCGAGCAATTCGGCAAACATACGGTGTCGCGAAGTTATCACGCGCTGGTGGTCGGCCCGCGCCTGGAGGACCAGGGCGTCTTCGACACCTTCCACGCCCGAAACCCCAATAACCGCAAGCGATTTAGCGGACTTCACGAGTCGAAGCGCCGCGCGATTACCCATTATCGGGTGCTTGAGCGCTTCGATTGGGATGTTTGCCTGGTGGAATGCCGCCTGCAAACCGGGCGCACCCACCAGATTCGCATGCATTTCTTCGAGGCGAACGCGCCGCTCCTGGGCGATTCGCTCTACGGCACCGCCCTGACGCAAGCGACCCCGCTGATCGGCCGCCAGGCGCTTCATGCCCGCTCGCTTGGCTTCGACCATCCCGATGGAAGCCGCGTTGAGTGTGAGTCCCCCTATCCTGCTGATTTTCAGGACGCGCTCGAAGCGTTGCGCGCCGGCAAGAGTTGGCGCTGA
- a CDS encoding expansin EXLX1 family cellulose-binding protein, producing MGCSNGSSDDGGPAVVTEDDVHDDESGRSCQINGVEYQGQSTYYAADGSGACSFPATPDDLHVVALNAEDFVASAACGACIEVDGPDASVSARVVDRCPGCGAGDIDLSAEAFAQIATLEQGRVDVSWRFVPCPVEGVLKYHFKEGSNQWWTAVQVRNHRYPVASVEIKAGDGDYKMATRSGYNYFIVDEGGMGVGPYDFRVTDVMGNVVEDRGIAFSPDTLVDGQAQFPICEDGR from the coding sequence ATGGGTTGTTCGAATGGGTCGAGCGATGATGGCGGGCCTGCCGTGGTAACGGAAGATGATGTCCATGACGACGAATCCGGCCGATCCTGCCAAATCAACGGCGTCGAATACCAGGGACAATCCACCTATTACGCAGCCGACGGCAGCGGCGCGTGCAGCTTTCCGGCGACGCCCGATGACCTGCATGTGGTCGCCCTCAACGCCGAGGACTTCGTCGCCTCGGCGGCCTGCGGCGCCTGCATCGAAGTCGACGGCCCCGACGCGTCGGTGAGCGCGCGCGTGGTCGACCGTTGCCCGGGCTGTGGCGCCGGAGATATCGACCTGAGCGCCGAGGCGTTCGCCCAAATAGCCACTCTAGAACAGGGGCGCGTCGACGTGTCCTGGCGTTTCGTCCCATGCCCGGTCGAAGGTGTTCTGAAGTATCACTTTAAGGAAGGCAGCAACCAATGGTGGACCGCCGTCCAGGTGCGAAACCACCGCTATCCCGTCGCGAGCGTCGAGATCAAAGCCGGCGACGGCGACTATAAGATGGCGACCCGCTCGGGCTATAATTATTTTATCGTCGATGAAGGCGGGATGGGCGTGGGGCCCTACGATTTTCGGGTCACGGATGTGATGGGCAATGTGGTCGAAGACCGCGGGATTGCGTTTTCGCCCGATACGTTAGTGGATGGCCAGGCGCAATTCCCTATTTGTGAAGATGGCAGATGA
- the ruvC gene encoding crossover junction endodeoxyribonuclease RuvC, producing MLVLGIDPGSRYTGYGVVRKNGSELVYVASGRINAARAGELSARLPVIYEGIREIIETYTPEQCAVESIFFAKNAMSSLKLGHARGVALLALSMADIPLSEYPPTSIKQAVAGHGHAKKDEVQQMVKLTLKLRGELAEDAADALAVAICHCQFAGFAERLR from the coding sequence GTGCTTGTATTGGGTATCGACCCCGGCTCGCGCTACACCGGCTACGGCGTGGTGCGAAAAAATGGCTCCGAGCTGGTCTATGTCGCCAGCGGCCGTATCAACGCGGCGCGCGCAGGCGAGCTCAGCGCGCGCCTGCCGGTGATCTACGAGGGCATCCGCGAGATTATCGAGACCTATACGCCCGAGCAATGCGCGGTGGAGTCGATATTCTTCGCCAAAAACGCCATGTCGAGCCTCAAACTCGGCCACGCGCGCGGCGTGGCGCTGCTCGCCCTGTCGATGGCCGATATTCCGCTGAGCGAATACCCGCCCACCAGCATCAAGCAGGCGGTGGCGGGCCACGGGCACGCCAAAAAAGACGAGGTTCAGCAGATGGTGAAGCTCACGCTGAAGCTGCGCGGTGAGTTGGCCGAAGACGCCGCCGACGCCCTGGCGGTCGCCATCTGCCATTGCCAATTCGCCGGGTTCGCCGAGCGATTGCGCTAG
- the coaE gene encoding dephospho-CoA kinase (Dephospho-CoA kinase (CoaE) performs the final step in coenzyme A biosynthesis.) → MGDAKDFAMVGLTGSIASGKSLVAGHLIELGVPLVDADILAREIVEPGEPAWEDIRERFGEEVLNADQTLNRGALGALIFADEDARRALETITHPRIAQRLMQYAQQYRMDGERWMVYDAALLVENNAHRWLNALIVVAVDPQVQLERLMQRDGLSTEAAQQRIDSQMPVQEKIKVADYVIDNNGTRDQTRAQVDEIFKQLMQRFNK, encoded by the coding sequence ATGGGTGACGCCAAGGATTTCGCCATGGTCGGTTTAACCGGCTCCATCGCAAGCGGCAAGTCTCTGGTCGCCGGGCATCTGATCGAACTCGGGGTGCCGCTGGTCGACGCTGATATCCTGGCCCGCGAAATCGTGGAGCCCGGGGAGCCGGCGTGGGAGGATATTCGCGAGCGCTTCGGCGAGGAGGTCTTGAACGCCGACCAGACGCTGAACCGAGGCGCGCTCGGGGCCCTGATCTTTGCCGACGAGGACGCGCGACGCGCGCTTGAGACCATCACGCACCCGCGCATCGCGCAGCGGTTGATGCAATACGCCCAACAATATCGGATGGATGGCGAGCGCTGGATGGTCTATGATGCGGCCCTGCTCGTCGAAAATAACGCGCACCGCTGGTTAAACGCGCTGATCGTGGTGGCGGTCGACCCCCAGGTGCAATTGGAGCGACTGATGCAGCGCGACGGCCTCAGCACCGAAGCCGCCCAACAGCGCATCGACTCGCAGATGCCGGTCCAAGAGAAAATCAAGGTGGCCGATTATGTCATCGATAATAATGGCACCCGCGACCAGACCCGCGCACAGGTTGACGAGATATTCAAACAGCTAATGCAACGCTTTAATAAATAA
- a CDS encoding TPM domain-containing protein, translating to MNISNIQGRVILGVWAFALVLLGAPLLFAMSVDTVPDPRAEDGWVSDTIGLIEPERRLRLNQKLSALEQQTEVEVALVVVEAVDTATPKDFATQLFNHWKLGKASQNNGLLILLVHGEKRLEMETGYGLETVLTDGWLKRVQMREMVPAFKADRYGQGLEVGVDAVIQHLTDNLGALEHAAENPQRQAPRPPRSWCNERRRGSQSSPHKRMDKRYNWTAQRAAERATQQKIKRPPAGHRRRVRRGDRQSH from the coding sequence GTGAACATAAGTAATATTCAAGGAAGAGTTATCCTGGGAGTCTGGGCCTTCGCGCTGGTGCTGCTGGGCGCGCCGCTGCTTTTTGCGATGAGTGTCGACACCGTGCCCGACCCACGGGCCGAGGATGGCTGGGTGAGCGATACGATCGGGTTGATCGAGCCGGAGCGTCGACTTCGGCTCAACCAGAAGTTGAGCGCGCTGGAGCAGCAAACCGAGGTCGAAGTCGCGCTCGTGGTCGTCGAAGCGGTCGACACCGCCACGCCCAAAGACTTCGCCACACAGCTCTTTAATCATTGGAAGCTGGGCAAGGCATCCCAAAACAACGGGCTTCTTATTCTATTGGTCCACGGCGAAAAACGCCTGGAGATGGAGACCGGCTACGGCCTGGAGACGGTTTTGACCGATGGCTGGCTGAAGCGCGTGCAGATGAGAGAGATGGTGCCCGCCTTTAAAGCAGACCGCTACGGACAGGGATTGGAGGTAGGCGTTGACGCGGTCATTCAGCACCTCACCGACAATCTCGGCGCGCTTGAGCACGCCGCCGAAAACCCGCAGCGCCAGGCTCCGCGCCCCCCACGCTCTTGGTGCAATGAGCGTCGCCGCGGTTCCCAATCCTCGCCTCACAAACGAATGGATAAGCGATACAATTGGACTGCTCAGCGGGCAGCAGAAAGGGCGACTCAACAAAAAATTAAACGCCCTCCAGCGGGACACAGACGTCGAGTTCGTCGTGGTGATCGTCAAAGCCATTGA
- a CDS encoding 1-aminocyclopropane-1-carboxylate deaminase/D-cysteine desulfhydrase, with amino-acid sequence MTDSKPSNAPLALFETLPSTRTIPHISLATLPTPVKHLEKLGSEIGCRSLWVKSDDQSGTEYGGNKVRKLEFLLGEALAQGYKEVWTVGAIGSHHALATAIYARQVGLRPAVLHFPQPVTEHVRKNLKAICSTNPVLTLASNKLTLPVEVGKAKMKQWLSTAQNIYYIPGGGSSPPGVLGYVNAAFELKQQIERGETVLPDYIFVAAGTCGTLAGLILGARMAGLDTQIIGVRVVDKIMTNAAITAHLANKAGKILRAHGVQDIPHISISDVTLLDDYFGEDYGKPTDEGMEALGLCAKCSDVVLEPTYTGKAFAAIIGERERLDLANKNVLYWHTLSGADLSARIASVDVARDLPDGYQKFFEDDL; translated from the coding sequence ATGACCGACTCCAAACCATCGAACGCGCCGCTGGCTCTGTTTGAAACACTCCCGTCGACTCGAACCATTCCCCATATTTCACTGGCGACGCTGCCGACGCCGGTGAAACACCTCGAAAAGCTCGGGTCTGAAATTGGTTGCCGTTCCCTCTGGGTCAAATCCGACGACCAGTCTGGCACAGAGTATGGAGGGAACAAAGTGCGCAAGCTCGAGTTTTTGCTCGGCGAGGCGCTGGCCCAGGGCTACAAAGAGGTGTGGACGGTGGGCGCTATTGGCAGCCATCACGCGCTGGCCACCGCCATCTATGCCCGCCAGGTCGGCCTTCGCCCGGCGGTGCTGCATTTCCCGCAGCCCGTCACCGAGCATGTGCGAAAGAACCTAAAGGCCATCTGCAGCACCAACCCCGTGCTGACCCTGGCGAGCAATAAGTTGACGCTGCCGGTCGAGGTCGGCAAGGCGAAGATGAAGCAGTGGCTGTCGACGGCCCAGAATATCTATTATATCCCCGGCGGCGGCTCCTCGCCGCCCGGCGTGCTCGGCTATGTCAACGCGGCCTTTGAGCTCAAGCAGCAGATCGAGCGCGGCGAGACCGTCCTGCCGGACTATATCTTCGTGGCCGCCGGTACCTGCGGCACCCTGGCCGGGCTTATCCTCGGGGCGCGCATGGCCGGCCTCGACACCCAGATCATCGGCGTGCGCGTGGTCGATAAGATCATGACCAACGCCGCCATCACCGCCCATCTGGCCAACAAAGCCGGCAAAATCCTGCGCGCCCACGGCGTCCAAGATATCCCACATATTTCGATCTCCGACGTTACCTTGCTCGACGATTATTTCGGCGAAGACTACGGAAAACCCACCGACGAAGGAATGGAAGCCCTTGGGCTATGCGCCAAATGCTCAGATGTCGTCTTGGAGCCGACCTATACGGGCAAAGCCTTCGCCGCGATTATCGGCGAGCGCGAGCGGCTGGACCTGGCCAATAAGAATGTGCTGTATTGGCACACCCTAAGCGGGGCTGATTTGAGCGCGCGCATCGCCAGCGTCGACGTGGCGCGGGATCTTCCCGACGGCTATCAAAAATTCTTCGAAGACGACCTATGA
- a CDS encoding SDR family oxidoreductase: MSRSKDSKRRPRGARDILLTGFPSFMPHRMLRTIFTNEPDSFVRLLVRPDFIDRATRRLEAMGADPDRYQILSGDVVSLDLGLSGTEYLELLANVTDIYHIASIWYLGASKREIQRVNVEGARNIVDAALEMEHLKRLNHYSTAFVAGQRSGVIMEDELDEGQSFRNAYERTKYEAELIMRQAMDLIPVSIYRPSIVVGDSQTGEIDRMAGPYFLMNLIVQMPESFPILMPGKGDKPLNLVPADYVCEAMHRISLQDDSIGKTFHLCDTNPLSARKVFELIAHTAGKRPPVGHLPYSLTKWAMKIPYVEKFTRGPRQFAEDFNHLTIYNSINAVDALKGDLRCPPFPSYAENLVAFIKTTGMDFDVELPTAEELLG; this comes from the coding sequence ATGAGCCGTTCCAAAGACTCAAAACGCCGCCCACGCGGCGCGCGCGATATTCTATTGACCGGATTCCCCAGCTTCATGCCGCACCGGATGCTGCGCACGATCTTCACCAACGAGCCGGACTCCTTTGTGCGACTGTTGGTGCGCCCCGACTTTATCGACCGGGCGACGCGTCGGCTTGAGGCGATGGGCGCAGACCCAGATCGCTACCAAATCCTCAGCGGCGACGTGGTCTCATTGGACCTGGGGCTCAGCGGCACCGAATACCTCGAGTTATTGGCCAATGTCACCGATATCTACCATATCGCGAGCATCTGGTATCTGGGGGCGAGCAAGCGCGAGATTCAGCGGGTGAACGTGGAGGGGGCGCGGAATATCGTCGACGCTGCGCTCGAGATGGAGCATCTCAAGCGGCTGAATCACTACTCGACGGCGTTCGTGGCCGGGCAGCGAAGCGGCGTCATCATGGAAGATGAGCTCGACGAGGGGCAGAGCTTCCGCAACGCCTATGAACGCACCAAATACGAGGCCGAGCTGATTATGCGCCAGGCGATGGACCTGATCCCGGTCAGCATCTACCGCCCAAGCATCGTGGTCGGCGACTCCCAGACCGGCGAAATCGACCGCATGGCCGGGCCGTATTTCTTGATGAATCTGATCGTCCAGATGCCGGAGTCCTTCCCGATTTTAATGCCCGGAAAAGGCGATAAACCGCTGAACCTGGTGCCGGCGGATTATGTCTGCGAGGCGATGCACCGCATCAGCCTGCAGGACGATAGTATCGGAAAAACCTTCCACCTCTGCGACACCAACCCGCTGTCGGCCCGCAAGGTCTTCGAACTCATTGCCCACACCGCCGGCAAACGCCCGCCGGTCGGCCACCTGCCCTATTCGCTGACCAAATGGGCGATGAAGATCCCTTACGTCGAGAAATTCACGCGCGGGCCGCGCCAATTCGCCGAGGATTTTAATCACCTCACGATCTACAATTCGATCAACGCGGTCGACGCGCTCAAGGGCGATCTGCGCTGCCCGCCCTTCCCGAGCTACGCCGAAAACCTGGTCGCATTTATTAAGACCACCGGCATGGACTTCGACGTTGAATTGCCGACGGCCGAAGAACTTCTCGGGTAG
- a CDS encoding DUF1989 domain-containing protein, translated as MALKKQRIAPQTGAAFQINAGERLRITDPDGAQVCDLIAFDRRDTRHALSSGRSIDYANNIYLSTGDTLYSNRSEPFFEIERDDVGRHDFLLTPCSPETFALLYDDAPADHPSCFMNLVENLAAYKIEPDQIPTTFNIFMTVGVGADGELSIERPRSKPGDCIELRAMTDLIVGLTSCSAEKSNDGSFGPIDFEVLRDA; from the coding sequence ATGGCTCTCAAAAAACAGCGTATCGCCCCACAAACCGGCGCGGCTTTTCAGATAAACGCCGGCGAACGGCTGAGGATTACGGACCCCGATGGCGCGCAGGTCTGCGATCTTATCGCCTTTGACCGCCGCGACACCCGGCACGCGCTGAGCTCGGGCAGGTCCATCGATTACGCCAATAATATCTACCTGAGCACCGGCGATACCCTCTATTCCAATCGCAGCGAGCCGTTCTTTGAGATCGAGCGCGACGATGTTGGGCGCCACGATTTTTTGCTGACGCCATGCAGCCCCGAGACCTTCGCGCTGCTCTACGACGACGCCCCCGCCGACCACCCGAGCTGTTTCATGAACCTGGTCGAGAACCTGGCCGCCTACAAAATCGAGCCTGACCAGATCCCGACGACCTTCAATATTTTCATGACTGTTGGGGTTGGCGCCGACGGCGAGCTCTCCATCGAGCGGCCGCGCTCAAAACCCGGAGATTGTATCGAGCTTCGGGCGATGACGGACCTGATCGTCGGCTTAACGTCCTGCTCGGCCGAAAAGTCCAACGACGGCTCCTTTGGCCCGATTGATTTCGAGGTACTGCGCGACGCGTAG
- a CDS encoding low molecular weight phosphatase family protein has translation MSKTLRIVFVCSGNICRSPLAEGLARQLFAEAKIPAVVISAGTLGLNGRSAATHTVTTAAEIGVDLTRHRSQGVNIALMRMADRIVVMAPRHEDELLRSDRSLAPKIVRIWEYARAPGEPALSHIPDPVGKDIETFRHARDLIQTALNAWIKTMRA, from the coding sequence ATGAGTAAGACACTGCGTATTGTTTTTGTGTGCAGCGGCAATATCTGCCGCTCTCCGCTGGCCGAGGGGTTGGCGCGCCAGCTCTTCGCCGAGGCGAAGATTCCGGCGGTCGTGATTTCGGCGGGCACGCTGGGGCTCAACGGACGCTCGGCGGCCACCCATACCGTGACGACCGCCGCCGAGATCGGCGTCGACCTGACCCGGCATCGCTCCCAGGGCGTCAATATCGCGCTGATGCGCATGGCCGACCGCATCGTGGTCATGGCGCCGCGCCACGAAGACGAGCTGCTGCGAAGCGACCGCTCCCTGGCCCCGAAAATCGTGCGCATTTGGGAGTACGCCCGCGCGCCCGGCGAGCCCGCGCTTAGCCATATCCCCGACCCGGTCGGCAAGGATATTGAGACCTTTCGCCACGCCCGCGACCTGATCCAAACGGCGCTCAACGCCTGGATTAAGACCATGCGCGCCTGA
- a CDS encoding M949_RS01915 family surface polysaccharide biosynthesis protein, with protein MKNVLLVVAVLSLVAACDNSNKTPAGQEGAAVAQAEPADEKASEEPAEKPEGEKAEDAAPEEAKKERVIAPEDRVEVSAMEFKKENFPGKLPAGEVLGGIAFVDSLGDNYVVFTRNELPSQKEYSGNTALHIKHMVKKGDEVREVRSYVEKVLDCEFDTILTPEFGDWSVADLDNDGIGEAIFAYTADCTSDLSPNKYKLFVTEDGAKYVLRGRTAIKEEGMEPMGGEFKADEMPDAFSKKAEELWTKLSRKVWQD; from the coding sequence ATGAAAAATGTATTATTAGTCGTTGCCGTATTGTCCCTGGTCGCCGCTTGCGACAATTCGAATAAGACCCCGGCCGGCCAAGAAGGCGCCGCGGTCGCGCAGGCGGAGCCCGCCGACGAGAAGGCATCGGAAGAACCCGCCGAAAAGCCTGAAGGTGAGAAGGCCGAAGACGCTGCGCCAGAAGAGGCGAAGAAGGAGCGAGTCATCGCTCCCGAGGACCGGGTTGAAGTCAGCGCGATGGAGTTCAAAAAGGAGAACTTCCCGGGCAAGCTCCCCGCGGGCGAGGTGCTTGGCGGCATCGCGTTTGTCGACTCCCTGGGCGATAATTACGTCGTCTTCACGCGCAACGAGCTGCCCTCCCAAAAGGAATATAGCGGCAACACCGCGCTGCATATCAAGCATATGGTCAAGAAGGGCGACGAGGTGCGCGAAGTCCGCTCGTATGTCGAGAAGGTCCTCGACTGCGAATTCGACACGATATTGACCCCCGAGTTCGGGGATTGGTCGGTCGCCGACCTTGATAACGATGGCATCGGCGAGGCCATCTTCGCCTACACCGCCGACTGCACCTCGGACCTCTCGCCGAATAAATACAAATTATTCGTGACCGAAGACGGCGCGAAATACGTCTTGCGCGGCCGAACCGCGATTAAAGAGGAAGGTATGGAGCCGATGGGCGGCGAGTTTAAGGCCGACGAAATGCCCGATGCCTTCTCGAAGAAAGCCGAGGAACTCTGGACCAAGTTGTCTCGAAAGGTCTGGCAGGACTGA
- the gntA gene encoding guanitoxin biosynthesis heme-dependent pre-guanitoxin N-hydroxylase GntA gives MERGSDDADHRREMSDAAGIFDLQAAAAKAAFEAFVDHRQFPCLGAKSVVHRQAYEFCFLPPLDSDTAGAALYERLLAYLDEFDGELPDKLWSFVACFSGPRSLSEVAFEKLLWQRLQELHALDARRFAWAEAVDSDPASPDFAFSVAGVPFFLVGMSPASSRLARRFPWPAIAFNFHAQFSQLREKGLWGTMQAAIRKRDVDLQGSINPELRDHGRGSQARQYSGCPHARGDWTPNFHPLDNDALDAPRWADNSRPSPGKRPPNAKDLN, from the coding sequence ATGGAGCGTGGGAGCGACGACGCCGATCATCGCCGGGAAATGAGCGATGCCGCCGGCATCTTCGACCTTCAGGCCGCGGCCGCAAAGGCGGCTTTCGAGGCGTTCGTGGACCATCGGCAATTTCCCTGTCTCGGGGCCAAGTCGGTGGTCCACCGGCAAGCCTATGAGTTTTGCTTTCTTCCACCGCTCGACTCCGACACGGCTGGGGCCGCCCTCTATGAGCGCCTCCTCGCCTACCTGGACGAGTTTGATGGCGAATTGCCGGACAAGCTTTGGAGCTTCGTTGCCTGCTTTTCGGGGCCGCGCTCGCTCTCCGAGGTCGCGTTCGAGAAGTTGCTCTGGCAGAGACTCCAGGAGCTTCACGCGCTCGACGCGCGCCGCTTCGCGTGGGCCGAAGCAGTCGATAGCGACCCGGCGAGCCCTGACTTTGCGTTTTCCGTCGCAGGTGTGCCGTTTTTCCTGGTCGGGATGTCTCCCGCAAGCTCGAGACTGGCGCGAAGATTTCCGTGGCCGGCGATTGCCTTTAATTTCCACGCGCAATTCTCCCAACTTCGTGAGAAAGGGCTATGGGGGACGATGCAGGCCGCGATTCGCAAGAGGGATGTTGACCTCCAGGGCTCGATCAACCCCGAGTTACGTGACCACGGGCGCGGCAGTCAGGCTCGCCAATATTCCGGCTGCCCGCATGCCCGTGGCGACTGGACGCCAAACTTTCACCCCCTCGATAATGACGCATTGGACGCACCGCGATGGGCTGATAATAGCCGCCCGAGTCCCGGCAAGCGTCCTCCGAACGCCAAAGACTTAAATTAA